The following coding sequences lie in one Campylobacter concisus genomic window:
- a CDS encoding glycosyltransferase has product MKILFVIAALRNGGAERVLNVLANELSKDNEITIALLEEDLGLYKFSDNINIINLNVTGSGVALKFKKILALRALFKEQRADLIMSFIDWTNVACVLANADLRSKLIATEHHEHSYLKSKIASAMRDISYKFVDGLSVLSKSDYEYYKFVKNCEVIHNPLFIDMPKICKKQNVILSVARLEVVKGYDVYFEALSKVDKSLLDGWEIKIAGSGRQEVQLKQMASNLGLNIKFLGHMSDVTKLYSEAKIFTLSSRSEGLSNVLIESGAFGCARLSSDTVGARELINDGTDGLIFKNGDANDLKDKLEMLLKDENLRQKLAKNASESANLFSKENIIKQWREFIKKVVSK; this is encoded by the coding sequence GTGAAAATTCTTTTTGTCATCGCCGCACTTAGAAATGGCGGAGCTGAGCGAGTGCTAAATGTGCTTGCAAATGAGCTTAGCAAGGACAATGAGATCACTATCGCCCTGCTTGAAGAGGATCTTGGGCTTTATAAATTTAGTGACAATATAAATATCATAAATCTTAACGTCACTGGCTCAGGTGTCGCTTTAAAATTTAAGAAAATCCTCGCCCTTAGAGCACTTTTTAAAGAGCAAAGAGCTGATCTTATAATGAGCTTTATCGACTGGACAAATGTCGCTTGTGTGCTGGCAAATGCTGATCTAAGGAGCAAACTAATAGCAACCGAGCATCACGAGCATAGCTACTTAAAAAGCAAAATCGCAAGCGCTATGCGTGATATTTCCTATAAATTTGTAGATGGCTTAAGCGTGCTAAGCAAAAGCGACTACGAGTACTATAAATTTGTCAAAAACTGCGAGGTCATCCACAACCCACTTTTTATCGACATGCCTAAAATTTGCAAGAAGCAAAACGTCATCTTAAGCGTGGCGAGGCTGGAGGTGGTAAAGGGCTATGATGTCTATTTTGAGGCGCTTAGCAAGGTAGATAAGAGCTTGCTTGATGGCTGGGAGATAAAGATCGCAGGCAGTGGCAGGCAAGAAGTACAGCTAAAGCAAATGGCGTCAAATTTAGGGCTTAACATCAAATTCTTAGGCCATATGAGCGACGTCACAAAGCTTTATAGCGAGGCAAAAATTTTTACTCTTAGCTCAAGAAGCGAGGGGCTTTCAAATGTGCTAATAGAATCAGGCGCTTTTGGTTGCGCTAGGCTAAGCAGTGACACCGTGGGCGCAAGGGAGCTTATAAATGACGGCACGGACGGACTTATCTTTAAAAATGGCGACGCAAATGATCTAAAAGATAAGCTTGAAATGCTTTTAAAAGATGAAAATTTAAGGCAAAAACTAGCAAAAAACGCCAGCGAAAGTGCAAATTTATTTAGCAAAGAAAACATCATCAAGCAGTGGCGAGAATTTATAAAAAAGGTTGTTAGCAAGTGA